The genome window TCGATCTCGTCGAGGTCGATCTCGACGCGGCGGGAGCCGACCAGACCGATTCGGGCGCGCGTGGCGACGCCGAGATCGAGCCGCTCGAACGCGCGCTGCGCGACCTCGATCACGAGATCGACGGCGGCCTCGCGGGCGTGATCGCGGGCGCGGTCGAAAGCGAGTTCCAGACGAGCCGGATCGAGGCGCTCTGCGACCGACTCGATGTCGATCTGTTCGCCCCGCTCTGGCAGCGCGATCCGCGCACGCTCGCCGACGAGATGTTGGATGCGGGGTTCGAGATCCGGTTGCTCGCGGTCGCCGCCCGCGGCCTCGACGAGTCGTGGCTGGGACGCA of Halococcus salifodinae DSM 8989 contains these proteins:
- a CDS encoding Dph6-related ATP pyrophosphatase encodes the protein DLVEVDLDAAGADQTDSGARGDAEIEPLERALRDLDHEIDGGLAGVIAGAVESEFQTSRIEALCDRLDVDLFAPLWQRDPRTLADEMLDAGFEIRLLAVAARGLDESWLGRTLDAAAFDELEVLHDEYGVHVLGEGGEFETLVTAGPHMDRRLELDYETEWDGVRGTLRITDAWLEEG